A region from the Schistocerca serialis cubense isolate TAMUIC-IGC-003099 chromosome 1, iqSchSeri2.2, whole genome shotgun sequence genome encodes:
- the LOC126418813 gene encoding uncharacterized protein LOC126418813 isoform X1, with the protein MGYRLLVLWTISCLCIHSSLCEVQRQYHSEEEFDNGEGHWAVPDSVALEAADMLNTSNRQPGDFVNATELVESPHVVDLGGKTHEESGNTTTSPMEETCKVPIDWLKGFQEIIKDYRFSDDWLKNQRGVPLIDCSALVINTETKLQCPLPSVNKTNETNVSSFTISLTDVDINFSDDVNFPLCPLLEKLLNPTFNCSDRIEGNLRITVCHIPKQWLKDQTIITKLNCTNNGNTTTGTETCIISKEIVQKNMTHMMDCESSDDNGIECLVPKGWLKYNVFSILSCTEHENDTLRNCLFPNNLITTDTPTENCATTKDGNSTDCPIYTGINCTKNSNTTKLQCWTPHEWLAEVDNAAKLNCTNANNNSTQKVCSIPKEWLRGQLENSSENTTGNNTNETICYIPKQLLNDKSNMTQPNCSSDNLTMTCQIPNEAFNITTMCPLFEEIKETSDALRCVIQYEGNFTTFVCTESEDQALQNETESCNTSTEVLNISSTDAETGTEDSSTTEDTKNNSSQTTEQYHANVDNSSEISTVAVPYLVDTTTESHSNSNNVSVKLNTVKDEDASSGGVNYEETEHNQGSELEIAQSSSEPNTKISPAAPGQAESKSDSVHENEIVQYEAAAALSQLHTAHTHATVNEQTVTFLRPTESAAILVGVFIAFAVLGYAGLLIWRRMLEKRYGNRQLLINEDDDFSNANNFEMPMYELQERFWPRGVDRGISSCDNTQKSLNKK; encoded by the exons GCATCCACTCGTCACTATGTGAGGTCCAGCGACAGTATCACAGTGAGGAAGAATTTGATAATGGCGAAGGGCATTGGGCTGTTCCTGACAGTGTAGCTTTGGAGGCTGCAGACATGTTGAATACCAGTAACAGACAACCAGGAGATTTTGTTAATGCAACTGAACTTGTTGAAAGTCCCCATGTAGTTGACCTTGGTGGAAAAACACATGAAGAAAGTGGAAATACGACGACCTCACCAATGGAAGAGACATGTAAAGTACCAATAGACTGGCTAAAAGGCTTTCAAGAAATAATTAAGGATTACAGATTCTCGGACGACTGGTTAAAGAATCAAAGGGGTGTGCCCCTGATAGACTGCAGTGCTTTAGTGATCAACACAGAAACAAAGCTtcaatgccctctgccatcagtcaataaaacaaatgaaacaaatgtcTCAAGTTTTACCATCAGTCTAACAGATGTGGACATAAACTTTTCAGATGATGTAAATTTCCCTCTTTGTCCACTATTAGAGAAACTTCTCAATCCAACATTCAATTGCTCTGATAGGATAGAGGGAAATCTGAGAATCACAGTGTGCCATATTCCAAAGCAATGGCTAAAAGACCAAACTATTATAACAAAACTCAACTGCACAAACAATGGAAATACAACAACTGGAACAGAAACATGTATAATTTCCAAGGAAATTGTCCAGAAAAATATGACCCATATGATGGACTGTGAATCCTCAGATGACAATGGGATAGAGTGTTTAGTCCCCAAAGGATGGCTGAAATATAATGTATTTTCCATTTTGTCTTGCACTGAGCATGAAAATGATACTTTAAGGAATTGCCTATTTCCAAACAATTTAATAACTACTGATACCCCAACAGAAAACTGTGCAACTACAAAAGATGGCAATTCAACAGACTGTCCTATTTACACTGGTATAAACTGTACAAAAAATAGTAATACCACAAAATTACAGTGTTGGACGCCACATGAATGGCTGGCAGAAGTGGACAATGCAGCAAAATTAAATTGCACAAATGCTAACAACAACAGTACACAGAAAGTTTGTAGTATTCCAAAAGAATGGCTACGAGGTCAACTGGAAAATTCCAGTGAAAATACCACTGGAAATAACACTAATGAAACAATATGTTACATTCCTAAGCAGCTGTTAAATGACAAGAGTAACATGACTCAGCCAAACTGTTCATCAGATAATCTTACAATGACTTGCCAGATTCCAAATGAAGCCTTCAACATCACAACAATGTGCCCACTgtttgaagaaattaaagaaacatcaGATGCACTACGTTGTGTGATACAGTATGAAGGAAATTTCACCACTTTTGTTTGTACCGAATCAGAAGATCAAGCATTACAGAATGAGACAGAAAGctgtaacacatcaacagaagtactAAACATCAGTTCTACAGATGCTGAGACAGGAACAGAGGACAGTTCTACCACAGAGGATACAAAAAACAACTCCAGCCAAACAACAGAACAATATCATGCAAATGTGGACAATTCTTCTGAAATATCTACGGTAGCAGTGCCATACCTCGTAGACACAACTACAGAAAGTCATTCTAATTCCAACAACGTATCAGTAAAGCTTAACACCGTAAAAGATGAAGATGCATCAAGTGGAGGTGTGAACTATGAAGAAACTGAGCATAATCAAGGCAGTGAACTAGAAATAGCTCAGTCAAGCAGTGAACCAAATACTAAAATTTCTCCAGCTGCACCTGGGCAGGCAGAGTCAAAGTCAGATTCAGTACACGAGAACGAGATTGTACAGTATGAGGCAGCTGCTGCATTGTCACAGCTACACACTGCACACACACATGCTACAGTAAATGAACAAACAGTTACATTTTTACGCCCCACAGAATCTGCAGCCATACTTGTTGGGGTATTCATCGCATTTGCTGTGCTAGGGTATGCTGGACTGTTGATATGGAGAAGAATGCTTGA GAAACGTTATGGAAACAGACAGCTCCTAAtaaatgaagatgatgatttcagcaatgcaaataattttgag atgCCAATGTATGAACTGCAAGAGCGTTTTTGGCCACGGGGGGTTGACAGGGGAATCTCAAG
- the LOC126418813 gene encoding uncharacterized protein LOC126418813 isoform X2 — MGYRLLVLWTISCLCIHSSLCEVQRQYHSEEEFDNGEGHWAVPDSVALEAADMLNTSNRQPGDFVNATELVESPHVVDLGGKTHEESGNTTTSPMEETCKVPIDWLKGFQEIIKDYRFSDDWLKNQRGVPLIDCSALVINTETKLQCPLPSVNKTNETNVSSFTISLTDVDINFSDDVNFPLCPLLEKLLNPTFNCSDRIEGNLRITVCHIPKQWLKDQTIITKLNCTNNGNTTTGTETCIISKEIVQKNMTHMMDCESSDDNGIECLVPKGWLKYNVFSILSCTEHENDTLRNCLFPNNLITTDTPTENCATTKDGNSTDCPIYTGINCTKNSNTTKLQCWTPHEWLAEVDNAAKLNCTNANNNSTQKVCSIPKEWLRGQLENSSENTTGNNTNETICYIPKQLLNDKSNMTQPNCSSDNLTMTCQIPNEAFNITTMCPLFEEIKETSDALRCVIQYEGNFTTFVCTESEDQALQNETESCNTSTEVLNISSTDAETGTEDSSTTEDTKNNSSQTTEQYHANVDNSSEISTVAVPYLVDTTTESHSNSNNVSVKLNTVKDEDASSGGVNYEETEHNQGSELEIAQSSSEPNTKISPAAPGQAESKSDSVHENEIVQYEAAAALSQLHTAHTHATVNEQTVTFLRPTESAAILVGVFIAFAVLGYAGLLIWRRMLEKRYGNRQLLINEDDDFSNANNFEL; from the exons GCATCCACTCGTCACTATGTGAGGTCCAGCGACAGTATCACAGTGAGGAAGAATTTGATAATGGCGAAGGGCATTGGGCTGTTCCTGACAGTGTAGCTTTGGAGGCTGCAGACATGTTGAATACCAGTAACAGACAACCAGGAGATTTTGTTAATGCAACTGAACTTGTTGAAAGTCCCCATGTAGTTGACCTTGGTGGAAAAACACATGAAGAAAGTGGAAATACGACGACCTCACCAATGGAAGAGACATGTAAAGTACCAATAGACTGGCTAAAAGGCTTTCAAGAAATAATTAAGGATTACAGATTCTCGGACGACTGGTTAAAGAATCAAAGGGGTGTGCCCCTGATAGACTGCAGTGCTTTAGTGATCAACACAGAAACAAAGCTtcaatgccctctgccatcagtcaataaaacaaatgaaacaaatgtcTCAAGTTTTACCATCAGTCTAACAGATGTGGACATAAACTTTTCAGATGATGTAAATTTCCCTCTTTGTCCACTATTAGAGAAACTTCTCAATCCAACATTCAATTGCTCTGATAGGATAGAGGGAAATCTGAGAATCACAGTGTGCCATATTCCAAAGCAATGGCTAAAAGACCAAACTATTATAACAAAACTCAACTGCACAAACAATGGAAATACAACAACTGGAACAGAAACATGTATAATTTCCAAGGAAATTGTCCAGAAAAATATGACCCATATGATGGACTGTGAATCCTCAGATGACAATGGGATAGAGTGTTTAGTCCCCAAAGGATGGCTGAAATATAATGTATTTTCCATTTTGTCTTGCACTGAGCATGAAAATGATACTTTAAGGAATTGCCTATTTCCAAACAATTTAATAACTACTGATACCCCAACAGAAAACTGTGCAACTACAAAAGATGGCAATTCAACAGACTGTCCTATTTACACTGGTATAAACTGTACAAAAAATAGTAATACCACAAAATTACAGTGTTGGACGCCACATGAATGGCTGGCAGAAGTGGACAATGCAGCAAAATTAAATTGCACAAATGCTAACAACAACAGTACACAGAAAGTTTGTAGTATTCCAAAAGAATGGCTACGAGGTCAACTGGAAAATTCCAGTGAAAATACCACTGGAAATAACACTAATGAAACAATATGTTACATTCCTAAGCAGCTGTTAAATGACAAGAGTAACATGACTCAGCCAAACTGTTCATCAGATAATCTTACAATGACTTGCCAGATTCCAAATGAAGCCTTCAACATCACAACAATGTGCCCACTgtttgaagaaattaaagaaacatcaGATGCACTACGTTGTGTGATACAGTATGAAGGAAATTTCACCACTTTTGTTTGTACCGAATCAGAAGATCAAGCATTACAGAATGAGACAGAAAGctgtaacacatcaacagaagtactAAACATCAGTTCTACAGATGCTGAGACAGGAACAGAGGACAGTTCTACCACAGAGGATACAAAAAACAACTCCAGCCAAACAACAGAACAATATCATGCAAATGTGGACAATTCTTCTGAAATATCTACGGTAGCAGTGCCATACCTCGTAGACACAACTACAGAAAGTCATTCTAATTCCAACAACGTATCAGTAAAGCTTAACACCGTAAAAGATGAAGATGCATCAAGTGGAGGTGTGAACTATGAAGAAACTGAGCATAATCAAGGCAGTGAACTAGAAATAGCTCAGTCAAGCAGTGAACCAAATACTAAAATTTCTCCAGCTGCACCTGGGCAGGCAGAGTCAAAGTCAGATTCAGTACACGAGAACGAGATTGTACAGTATGAGGCAGCTGCTGCATTGTCACAGCTACACACTGCACACACACATGCTACAGTAAATGAACAAACAGTTACATTTTTACGCCCCACAGAATCTGCAGCCATACTTGTTGGGGTATTCATCGCATTTGCTGTGCTAGGGTATGCTGGACTGTTGATATGGAGAAGAATGCTTGA GAAACGTTATGGAAACAGACAGCTCCTAAtaaatgaagatgatgatttcagcaatgcaaataattttgag